The window CGCGGAAAACACCGCGAAGTTGGTACCGAGACCATCCCAGGTCGCACCGAGCGGATAGGGGCGGCCGGGATCGAGTCGGGATGGCAGGGCGGTCGGCATGGGGAGGGTCTCCGTGTCGAGGGCGCCGGGTGTCAAGCCGGACTCAGCCATAGGGTCGCCAGCGGCGGCAGGCGCAACACCGCCGACCACGACTCGCCATGCGCGGGCACGGCTTCCGCCCACACGGCGCCGTCGTTGCCGGCGTTGGTGCCGCCGTATACGGCGGCATCGGTGTTCATCAGTTCGCGCCACTGGCCGGGCGCGGGCAACCCGATGCGATAGCCGGCGCGCGGCACCGGCGTGAAGTTGCTGACCGCGACGACGAGGCGTCCGGCATCGTCGCGGCGCGCGAACGCGAACACGCTGTTGTCTCGATCGTCGCCGATCAGCCACGCGAAGCCGGCCGCATGGCAGTCGAGCGCATGGAGCGCCGGTTCAGCCGCGTACACCCGGTTCAGGTCGCGCACGAGCCGTTGCACGCCGCGATGCGCGGGCGCGTCGAGCAGGTCCCAGTGCGGCGTCGCGTCGTGCGCGAACTCGGCCCATTGCGCGAATTCGCTGCCCATGAACAGCAGTTTCTTTCCGGGATGCGCCCACATGAAGCCGAAGTACGCGCGCAGTGTCGCGAGCCGCTGCCACGCGTCGCCGGGCATCTTCGCCGCGAGCGAGCCTTTGCCGTGCACGACCTCGTCATGCGACAGCGGCAGCACGAATCGTTCGGAGAACGCATAGACGAGCCCGAACGTCATCCGGTCGTGATGGTAGCGGCGATGGATCGGATCCTCGCGCAGATACGCGAGCGTGTCGTGCATCCAGCCCATGTTCCACTTGAAGTCGAAGCCGAGCCCGCCGTCGCCGGTCGACGCGGTGACCCCCGGCCACGCGGTCGATTCCTCCGCGAAGGTGACGACGCCGGCCGGCGCGAGCGCACCGTGCAGCGTGTCGTTCAGCCTGCGCAGGAACGCGACCGCTTCGAGATTCTCGCGCCCGCCATGCACGTTCGGCACCCATTCGCCTTCCTTGCGCGAATAGTCGCGGTACAGCATCGAGGCGACCGCGTCGACGCGGATCCCGTCGACGTGATAGCGCCGTGCCCACGCGAGCGCCGACGCGACGAGAAACGCGCCGACCTCGTTGCGGCCGAAGTTGAACACACAGGTGTTCCAGTCGGGATGCATGCCTTCGCGCGGGTCGGCGTGCTCGTACAGCGCGGTGCCGTCGAACTGCGCGAGACCATGCGAATCGTTGGGGAAGTGCGCGGGCACCCAGTCGACGATCACGCCGATGCCGGCCGCATGCGCGCGGTCGACGAAGCGCGCGAAGCCGTCGACCGGCCCGAAGCGCGCGGACGGCGCGAACTGCGCGAGCGGCTGGTAGCCCCACGAGCCGCCGAACGGATACTCGGAAATCGGCATGAATTCCACATGCGTGAAGCCCATGCCGTGCACGTACGGGATCAGCCGCTCCGCGAGCTCGTCCCACGTCGCACTGCGGTCCATTTCCTCGGGCACGCGCTGCCACGATTCCGGATGGACTTCGTAGATCGACCACGGGACGCGAAAGCGTCGGTCCGGATTCGGCCGCGCGTGGAGCCAGCCGTCGTCGTGCCACGCGAAGCCGTCGAGCGCAGCCGTGTCGGCGACGACGGACGCGGTGCGCGGCGGCGCTTCGGTCGCACGCGCGCACGGGTCGGCCTTGTGCGGCAGCACGCGGCCGTCGGCTGCGCACAGCTCGTATTTGTAGTGCTCGCCGGCGCCGATGCCCGGCACGAACAATTCCCACACGCCCCACGGCCGCCGCAGCCGCATCGGGTGACGACGGCCGTCCCAGGTATTGAAGTCCCCGACTACCGACACGCGCTGCGCATTCGGCGCCCACACGGCAAACCGTACGCCGTCGATGCCGTCGATCCGGGCGGGCGTCGCGCCGAGGCAGTCGAGCACGGCGGCCGGGTCGCCGGCCGCGAAGCGCGCGAGCGCGGCGTCGTCGAGCAGCGTGCCAAACGCATACGCGTCGTCGGTGACCTGCCGCGCGTCGGGCCAGTCGATCGCCAGCTGGTAATGCCCGTCGCGCGCGATCGTCCCGGCGAAGCAGCCGGCATCGTCGACGCACGCGAGCGTGCCGAGTTCGTCGCCGTCGGGCGTGACCGCGCGCACGCGCCGCGCACCGGGCAGCAGTGCGCGCACGACGATCCGTCCTTCGTCCCCGTGCGGGCCGAGGCATGCGAACGGGTCCGGATGGCGGCCGGCGAGCAGCGCATCGATATCGCGGCGGTCGAACAGCGTGTCGGTCATCGGGTGCCTCCGTTGTCGGATGCGTGCTTCGCATCGAGCAGGCGTTCGATGAGCGCGGCAAGTCCGCCGACCGGCACGCCGAGCCAGTCGGGGCGGTTCGCGGCTTCGTAGCAGAGCTCGTACGACGCCTTGTCGATCAGGAACAGCGCGAGCAGGCGATCGGCGTAGCGCGGGTCGACGAAGCGTTCGGGTGCCTGATCGGCAGCCGCGCGATAGCATTCGACGAAGCGGTCGGCGGCGGCCTGCCCGAACCGGTCGAACAGCGCACGCTTGCGGCCGGCCGCCTGCGGCGGCGCCTTTTCGATCGCGAATTGCGCGGTCGCGCTCACGTACGACAGCGAGCGCAGGAAGCCGGCCACGTCGCGCAGCGGATGCGACTTCGCGCGGCGCCGCTCGAGCGGGCGCGCGGGCTCGCCTTCGAAGTCGATCAGCAGTGCGTCGCCCTGCACGTCGAGCACCTGGCCGAGATGGAAATCGCCGTGAATCCGCGTGCATTGCGCATCGAGCGTGCGCGGCACCAGCTCGCCGAGCGCCTGTATGGCCGCGTCGCGCGACGCGAGCAGCGTGTCGGCGGCCGCGCGTGCCGCCGGATCGAGCGCTTCGAGCGCATCGAGGCGTGTGGCCAGCACGTCGAGCGCATGCCTGAACGACGCGATCGCATCGAGGCTCCAGCCGTCGACGTGTTCGGGCGTCGCGCGCTCCGGCGTGAACGCCGGGTCGTCGGACGGTTGTGCGAGCGCAACGTGCAACTGGCCGAGCCGCGTGCCGACGATGCCCGCGAACGCCGCGTAGCCGAGCAGCGCGTCCGGTTCCTCGTCGGCCTCGGCCGCCTCGCCGTCGACGACGGCGGGCAGCGCGAGCTCGTCGACCGCGCGTTTCAGGAAGTCGAACGAACGCGTCCACGCGTCGCCCTGGTTGTCGACGTAGCGCTGCAGGATCGCGACCGTATGCGGCGAGCCGTCCGGATCGACGTGCACGACCTCGCCCGCGAGCGTCGCGGTGTTCGCGTAGCCGATCCGCGTCAGGTGGCGGCTCATCTCCGCCTCCGGATGGATGCCGTGCGCGACCTTGCGCACCAGCTTCAGCACGATTTCGTCGCCAATCACGAGCGAGCTGTTGCTCTGCTCGGCCGCGAGCCAGCGTACTTCGGCGTCGTCGCCGGGATCGAGTGCGGCGAGCGCCTGCTCGGGCAGGAACTCGAGGCGGCCGCCGTCGGAGGTCGGCACCGTCGCGCCGTCGCGCAACTTGCGCAGCATCCCGCGCGCGAACGCGGGCAGCGCGAACGCGTCGGTCAGGTAGCCGACCGTGTGGCCGCGCCGCACGCGCGCGAGCGCGAGCTGGACGAACAGCGGATGCGAGGTCTCGCCGCCCCATGCGGCGGCCAGCGGCACGACGTAGCGTTCGACGCCGCCGTCGCTCGCGGACACCCATGCCTCCGCGTACTGGAACGGCTCGTCCGGTATCGGCGTGACGACATTCAGCCACGCATCGCCGATCTTGCGGTCCTTCGACGCGAACCAGCGCCGCCGCGCGAGCCACGACGCGAGCGCATCGTGCGCGAGCGCGTGCAGCTGGCCGACATCCGGCCGCGCGTCGCCGCGCCGCATCACGATCGTCACGTACTCGGGCAGCGGCTCCGCGTGCGGCTGCCGCCACGACGGTTCGCG is drawn from Burkholderia diffusa and contains these coding sequences:
- the glgB gene encoding 1,4-alpha-glucan branching protein GlgB gives rise to the protein MTDTLFDRRDIDALLAGRHPDPFACLGPHGDEGRIVVRALLPGARRVRAVTPDGDELGTLACVDDAGCFAGTIARDGHYQLAIDWPDARQVTDDAYAFGTLLDDAALARFAAGDPAAVLDCLGATPARIDGIDGVRFAVWAPNAQRVSVVGDFNTWDGRRHPMRLRRPWGVWELFVPGIGAGEHYKYELCAADGRVLPHKADPCARATEAPPRTASVVADTAALDGFAWHDDGWLHARPNPDRRFRVPWSIYEVHPESWQRVPEEMDRSATWDELAERLIPYVHGMGFTHVEFMPISEYPFGGSWGYQPLAQFAPSARFGPVDGFARFVDRAHAAGIGVIVDWVPAHFPNDSHGLAQFDGTALYEHADPREGMHPDWNTCVFNFGRNEVGAFLVASALAWARRYHVDGIRVDAVASMLYRDYSRKEGEWVPNVHGGRENLEAVAFLRRLNDTLHGALAPAGVVTFAEESTAWPGVTASTGDGGLGFDFKWNMGWMHDTLAYLREDPIHRRYHHDRMTFGLVYAFSERFVLPLSHDEVVHGKGSLAAKMPGDAWQRLATLRAYFGFMWAHPGKKLLFMGSEFAQWAEFAHDATPHWDLLDAPAHRGVQRLVRDLNRVYAAEPALHALDCHAAGFAWLIGDDRDNSVFAFARRDDAGRLVVAVSNFTPVPRAGYRIGLPAPGQWRELMNTDAAVYGGTNAGNDGAVWAEAVPAHGESWSAVLRLPPLATLWLSPA